A single window of Gammaproteobacteria bacterium DNA harbors:
- the smpB gene encoding SsrA-binding protein SmpB: MNAGKKTKDTKTSSTIAENRRARHDYFIEEQYEAGLALEGWEVKSLRAGRVQLQESYVLIKDGEAWLFGAHISPLPTASTHIHPDATRTRKLLLHRRELDKLIGAVERKGYTLAPLTLYWSRGRAKLKVGLAKGKKEFDKRAVEKERDWQREKQRIMKIK, encoded by the coding sequence ATGAACGCAGGCAAGAAGACCAAGGACACCAAGACTTCGAGCACCATCGCGGAGAACCGCCGCGCCCGCCACGACTATTTCATCGAGGAGCAGTACGAGGCCGGGCTCGCGCTCGAGGGATGGGAAGTCAAGAGCCTGCGCGCCGGCCGGGTCCAGCTGCAGGAAAGCTACGTGCTGATCAAGGACGGCGAGGCCTGGCTGTTCGGCGCCCACATCTCGCCGCTGCCGACCGCCTCTACCCACATCCATCCCGACGCGACGCGCACGCGCAAGCTGCTGCTGCACCGGCGCGAGCTCGACAAGCTGATCGGCGCGGTCGAACGCAAGGGCTACACCCTGGCCCCGCTGACCCTGTACTGGAGCCGCGGCCGCGCCAAGCTCAAGGTCGGACTCGCCAAGGGCAAGAAGGAATTCGACAAGCGCGCCGTCGAGAAGGAACGCGACTGGCAACGGGAAAAACAGAGAATCATGAAGATCAAATAA
- a CDS encoding LAGLIDADG family homing endonuclease encodes MTHYRTVNPLSLIDASYIAGLIDGEGTITLTRKHRGENRQLAVSISSTERPLLQYVLDITGVGKITGKHVRYSHHAPGFTYAVYNRQALTLLEQIAPYLKSYKSRRSDLVLQEYLALTPRNGKYSPGLRLKRTAFENRLLAIKPHEKSFR; translated from the coding sequence ATGACGCACTACCGCACCGTAAACCCTTTGTCGCTTATCGACGCCTCCTATATCGCAGGACTGATCGATGGAGAGGGAACGATAACTCTAACCCGCAAACACCGGGGAGAAAACCGGCAATTAGCTGTATCCATCAGCAGCACGGAACGTCCGCTTCTCCAATATGTCCTCGATATCACCGGTGTAGGCAAAATCACCGGGAAACACGTCCGGTACTCCCATCATGCCCCGGGCTTTACATATGCGGTCTACAATCGACAGGCGCTGACGCTCCTCGAACAAATCGCCCCATACCTCAAATCCTATAAATCCAGGCGCAGCGATCTGGTTCTCCAGGAATATCTGGCGCTCACCCCGCGTAACGGCAAATACAGTCCCGGCTTGCGTCTCAAACGGACGGCGTTCGAAAACCGTCTGTTGGCGATCAAACCCCATGAAAAATCGTTCCGCTAA